The Lactuca sativa cultivar Salinas chromosome 2, Lsat_Salinas_v11, whole genome shotgun sequence genome includes a window with the following:
- the LOC111902981 gene encoding GATA transcription factor 19: MNRCTGSTMMGPCSCGLYHYQQNSFSSIFPMPYEEEIMCPYSSSPSSVDCTLSLGTPSTRLTNDHEKRRGSNWWNILQSSSHSSAPSAHKSNRGGDGNGNGNGNGSAAADSLFSRRCANCDTTSTPLWRNGPRGPKSLCNACGIRYKKEERRANAAAAAVVSNGGSDSTEGYHHHQYMMNNGNQWMNHSQSAYKMPSCYSTASAASNEYRFMDDVDDRDSPFLSWRLNVTDRPGLVHDFTR, encoded by the exons ATGAACAGGTGCACTGGTTCAACCATGATGGGTCCTTGTTCTTGTGGTCTCTACCATTATCAACAAAACTCCTTCTCTTCCATATTCCCAATGCCTTACGAAGAAGAAATCATGTGCCCTTATTCATCGTCTCCATCTTCCGTCGATTGCACTTTGTCTTTGGGTACGCCGTCTACTCGCTTGACGAACGACCATGAAAAGCGCCGTGGGTCAAACTGGTGGAACATTTTGCAATCTTCTAGTCACTCCTCTGCGCCATCTGCTCATAAATCCAATCGCGGTGGCGATGGTAATGGTAATGGTAATGGTAACGGTTCTGCCGCCGCTGACAGTCTGTTTTCACGGCGGTGCGCTAACTGCGACACCACTTCTACCCCGCTTTGGAGGAATGGACCTCGTGGCCCTAAG TCGTTGTGTAATGCATGTGGGATTAGATACAAGAAGGAGGAGAGACGGGCGAACGCAGCGGCGGCGGCGGTGGTTTCGAACGGTGGAAGTGATTCGACGGAGGGATACCACCACCACCAATACATGATGAACAACGGGAACCAGTGGATGAATCACTCACAATCCGCCTACAAAATGCCGTCATGCTACTCGACGGCGTCGGCGGCGTCGAATGAATATAGGTTCATGGATGACGTGGACGACAGAGATTCGCCATTCCTCTCGTGGCGGCTTAACGTCACTGACAGACCAGGCCTCGTCCATGATTTTACTAGATGA